The Acropora palmata chromosome 10, jaAcrPala1.3, whole genome shotgun sequence genome contains a region encoding:
- the LOC141894101 gene encoding LHFPL tetraspan subfamily member 2a protein-like, protein MSAVSVLWTLLSAVGLFTSSLALFSPFWHEHIPDANLTNSNKSFIAFGLLRFCLQDQFVTLQDINEFKDSRDCSFYEGLFSGIPSVFWKVAAIIYTTAILLQVVALLLAHIFCCQKFVCGKAITKVAAVIHSTAVFLLLVSVIIYWCGLNSSFVKQHCGPSSFYFNAGTCQIAWGCVLATVSAALLIFCPLIAHHLAVTTPRSKATVV, encoded by the exons ATGTCAGCTGTTTCTGTGCTGTGGACACTGCTGTCTGCAGTAGGACTCTTTACTTCCTCCTTGGCTCTCTTTTCACCCTTCTGGCATGAGCATATTCCAGATGCAAATTTGACAAACAGtaataaatctttcattgCTTTTGGACTGTTACGATTTTGCTTGCAAGATCAATTTGTGACATTACAGGATATCAATGAGTTCAAAGATTCCAGGGACTGTTCTTTTTATGAGGGTCTTTTTTCTGGAATTCCATCTGTATTCTGGAAAGTAGCTGCAATTATCTACACAACTGCAATTTTGCTGCAGGTAGTAGCTTTGCTGTTGGCCcatattttttgttgtcaaaAATTTGTGTGTGGAAAGGCAATCACCAAGGTTGCTGCTGTCATTCATAGTACCGCAG tttttctcCTGTTAGTCAGTGTTATCATCTACTGGTGTGGACTGAATTCCAGCTTTGTCAAGCAACATTGTGGACCTTctagtttttatttcaatgcagGCACATGTCAGATAGCTTGGGGGTGTGTGTTGGCCACAGTCAGTGCTGCTCTCCTTATTTTCTGCCCACTGATTGCTCACCACTTGGCTGTCACAACTCCAAGATCAAAGGCAACAGTAGTTTAG